From the Marinitoga sp. 38H-ov genome, one window contains:
- a CDS encoding MATE family efflux transporter, producing the protein MANDTKGTLLLKGDPKIAIRKLSLPMILAMLVQTMYNLVDGIWVAGLGSNSLAAIGLFFPIFMIIIALAAGLGVGASSEISRKIGEKNKAGADTAAIISILLAIGLGLITAIILFFSIKSILQSIGSGGETLQLTLDYAYILIIFSPLLMFNNTANGILRGEGDAKKAMYAIAVGSLLNIALDPLFIYGFKLGIKGAAYATVISFSISSILIIYWMFIKRNTYLTITFKDYKYDSKILKNILKVGIPASLAQVSMSIAIFVLNVFAVKAGGDIGVAVFTSGWRIINFGTVPLIGIATAVTTVTGAAYGQKNGEKLSTAHLYAIKFGLTISFFVMFSIFIFAPQIAKIFTYSKDGYVIYDDLVTALKVMSLFLPGVPFGMFTSSMFQGIGHGIKSLIVSINRTIIMQILFSWLYIFIFNIGLPGVWWGIVTGNAVSAVITFIWGRMTIKKLRKIEGI; encoded by the coding sequence ATGGCAAATGATACAAAGGGGACATTATTATTAAAAGGTGATCCCAAAATAGCAATTAGAAAATTATCTCTGCCAATGATTTTAGCTATGCTAGTACAAACAATGTATAATTTAGTAGATGGCATATGGGTAGCTGGGTTAGGATCAAACTCATTAGCAGCTATTGGATTATTTTTTCCAATATTTATGATAATAATAGCCTTAGCAGCTGGGCTTGGAGTTGGTGCAAGTTCGGAAATTTCTAGAAAAATTGGAGAGAAAAATAAAGCAGGTGCCGATACAGCTGCAATAATTTCAATATTATTAGCCATAGGGTTAGGGTTAATTACCGCTATAATATTATTCTTTTCAATAAAATCGATACTACAATCTATAGGTTCAGGCGGAGAAACTCTTCAATTAACTTTGGATTATGCGTATATATTAATAATCTTTTCGCCATTATTGATGTTTAATAATACTGCTAATGGTATATTAAGAGGTGAAGGCGACGCTAAAAAAGCTATGTATGCTATAGCAGTTGGATCATTGTTAAATATAGCTTTAGACCCTTTATTTATATATGGATTTAAACTTGGAATTAAAGGTGCGGCATATGCAACTGTTATTTCTTTTAGTATATCATCAATTTTAATTATTTATTGGATGTTTATCAAAAGAAACACTTACTTAACTATTACTTTTAAGGATTATAAGTATGATTCAAAAATATTAAAAAATATATTAAAAGTAGGAATTCCTGCATCTTTAGCTCAAGTTTCTATGTCAATAGCTATTTTTGTTTTAAATGTTTTTGCTGTGAAAGCAGGAGGGGACATAGGTGTTGCTGTTTTTACTAGTGGTTGGAGAATTATTAATTTTGGAACTGTTCCGTTGATAGGTATAGCTACAGCAGTTACAACTGTAACAGGTGCAGCATATGGTCAAAAAAACGGAGAAAAGTTATCCACAGCACATTTATATGCGATTAAATTTGGTTTAACAATAAGTTTTTTTGTAATGTTTTCTATTTTTATTTTTGCACCACAAATTGCTAAAATATTTACATATTCAAAAGATGGATACGTTATTTATGATGATTTAGTTACAGCATTAAAAGTAATGAGTTTATTTTTACCAGGTGTTCCTTTTGGAATGTTCACATCTTCGATGTTTCAAGGCATTGGTCATGGGATAAAAAGTTTAATTGTATCAATAAACAGAACAATAATAATGCAAATATTATTCTCTTGGTTATATATTTTTATATTTAATATAGGACTTCCGGGTGTTTGGTGGGGGATTGTAACAGGAAATGCCGTTTCTGCTGTTATTACTTTTATTTGGGGAAGAATGACTATTAAAAAATTAAGAAAAATTGAAGGAATATAA
- the ruvB gene encoding Holliday junction branch migration DNA helicase RuvB gives MDDRILDPNEKVEESTIINLRPQYLNEYIGQEKVKEKLKITIDAAKKRNEPLDHILLAGPPGLGKTTLANVIANEMGANIQITSGPVLERAGDLAAILTNLQNGDVLFIDEIHRINRSVEEILYSAMEDFQLDIVIGKGPGARSIRIDLNHFTLIGATTRTGLIAAPLRSRFGIIMEMNFYPPHELKEIITRSAKLLNVEITDDAALLVAERSRGTPRIANRLLKRVRDYAQINNEGIIDIDSAEKTMTLLEIDHEGLDEMDRRILKTIIDYYNGGPVGLKALAASLGIEADSISEVYEPYLLQKGFLVRTHRGRMITEKALKHLGISKEDNKKLYSLWGN, from the coding sequence ATGGACGATAGAATATTAGACCCTAACGAAAAAGTCGAAGAAAGCACAATAATTAATTTAAGACCACAATATTTAAATGAATATATCGGTCAAGAAAAAGTAAAAGAAAAGTTAAAAATTACTATTGATGCGGCTAAAAAAAGAAATGAGCCGCTTGATCATATTTTATTAGCAGGTCCTCCAGGATTAGGAAAAACCACACTTGCAAATGTAATTGCTAATGAAATGGGGGCAAATATTCAAATTACTAGCGGGCCTGTCCTTGAAAGAGCTGGAGACCTGGCTGCTATTTTAACTAATTTGCAAAATGGTGATGTACTTTTTATAGACGAAATTCATAGAATAAATCGATCAGTTGAAGAAATATTATATTCTGCTATGGAAGATTTTCAATTAGATATAGTAATTGGAAAAGGACCTGGTGCAAGATCAATTAGAATTGACTTAAATCATTTCACATTAATAGGTGCTACAACTAGAACAGGATTAATTGCCGCACCATTAAGAAGCAGATTTGGAATTATTATGGAAATGAATTTTTATCCTCCTCATGAATTGAAAGAAATTATTACAAGAAGTGCTAAATTACTAAATGTTGAAATTACAGATGATGCTGCATTATTAGTAGCAGAACGTTCAAGAGGAACACCTAGAATTGCAAATAGATTACTAAAAAGAGTAAGAGATTATGCTCAAATAAATAATGAAGGAATTATAGATATTGATTCTGCAGAAAAAACTATGACATTATTAGAAATTGATCATGAGGGTTTAGATGAAATGGATAGAAGAATATTAAAAACTATTATAGATTATTATAATGGTGGTCCTGTTGGTCTAAAAGCTTTAGCTGCTTCTTTAGGCATAGAAGCTGATAGTATAAGCGAAGTATATGAACCATATTTGCTACAAAAGGGGTTTTTAGTTAGAACTCATAGAGGAAGAATGATTACAGAAAAAGCATTAAAGCATCTAGGTATTTCAAAAGAAGATAATAAAAAATTATATTCATTATGGGGGAATTAA
- a CDS encoding YggS family pyridoxal phosphate-dependent enzyme → MDFIKKNLSEIQSKIKFYAEKYNRNNILLIAVSKTFPIEYIKEVYNYGIRDFAENKAQELRIKAQELKDLDINWHFIGRIQTNKIKYIVPVAKYIHSVYREKEIQEIDRIAKKYNKTQKILIELNVSGEETKGGITEKDLKNLLDFSMNFENIEVVGLMTMAPYTDNEDIIKNVFIKLKNLRDEYSKYYPNLKELSMGMSNDYHIAIESGSTMLRIGSSIFGKRYYKEGE, encoded by the coding sequence ATGGATTTTATTAAAAAAAATCTTTCTGAAATCCAAAGTAAAATAAAGTTTTATGCAGAAAAATATAATAGAAATAATATATTATTAATAGCTGTATCAAAAACGTTCCCTATTGAATATATAAAAGAAGTATATAATTATGGAATCAGAGATTTTGCCGAAAATAAAGCTCAGGAATTAAGAATTAAAGCTCAGGAATTAAAAGATTTAGATATCAATTGGCATTTTATAGGTAGAATACAAACAAATAAGATTAAATATATTGTACCAGTTGCTAAATATATTCATTCTGTATATAGGGAAAAAGAAATACAAGAAATAGATAGAATAGCAAAAAAATATAATAAGACACAAAAGATATTAATCGAATTAAATGTATCTGGCGAAGAAACTAAAGGTGGTATTACTGAAAAAGATTTAAAAAATTTATTAGATTTTTCCATGAATTTTGAAAATATAGAAGTAGTTGGACTTATGACAATGGCCCCATATACAGATAATGAAGATATAATAAAAAATGTATTTATAAAACTTAAAAACTTAAGAGATGAATATAGCAAATATTACCCTAATTTAAAAGAACTTTCTATGGGTATGAGTAATGATTATCATATAGCAATTGAATCTGGTTCTACTATGTTAAGAATTGGTTCTAGTATTTTTGGAAAAAGATATTATAAGGAGGGTGAATAA
- a CDS encoding YggT family protein: MFILANLFYSLAVVLRIVINFFEISIIISAIFSFISFNYHHPIRHFFDSVAEIVERPIRRYFNLTFGMFDFTPFVAILLLILLDNFLVTTLFDLARILR, encoded by the coding sequence TTGTTTATACTAGCAAATTTGTTTTATTCATTAGCTGTTGTTTTAAGAATTGTTATTAATTTTTTTGAAATATCAATTATTATATCTGCAATTTTTAGCTTTATTTCTTTTAATTATCATCATCCTATAAGGCATTTCTTTGATTCTGTAGCGGAAATAGTAGAAAGACCTATAAGAAGATATTTTAATCTAACTTTTGGTATGTTTGACTTTACACCATTTGTTGCTATTTTATTATTAATTTTATTAGATAATTTTTTAGTTACAACGCTATTTGATTTAGCTAGAATATTGAGGTGA
- a CDS encoding NAD(+)/NADH kinase gives MKTILFFNPIKAKKEDIENQFIDIFQKNGIEILKIMPAGSALADNSLYNEADIFIVLGGDGTVLRVAELSAENSVPIIGINLGTLGFLTAYDSTEIEQAAIDISSNNLHYSDRFLLECYVGGKKLISLNDITVQKSQPIGTVDLEILIKGESILNFSGDGVILSTPTGSTGYALSMGGPIIDPALNLISINPLASHSLNIRPLIVSPDNYIEIIINHIDAGNAYVTVDGDIVHRIEAGMAVVVTSSDKKVTLAQKNDYSFYKVLNNKLGFGRRII, from the coding sequence TTGAAAACCATTTTATTTTTTAATCCCATAAAAGCTAAAAAAGAAGATATAGAAAATCAATTTATTGATATTTTCCAAAAAAACGGAATTGAAATATTAAAAATAATGCCTGCTGGTTCGGCATTAGCTGATAATTCATTGTATAATGAAGCAGATATTTTTATTGTTTTAGGTGGCGACGGCACTGTATTAAGAGTAGCTGAATTATCCGCAGAAAATTCGGTTCCTATAATTGGCATTAATTTAGGTACATTGGGATTTTTAACAGCATATGATAGTACAGAAATTGAACAAGCTGCTATTGATATATCTTCTAATAATCTTCATTATTCAGATAGATTTTTATTAGAATGTTATGTTGGTGGCAAAAAGCTAATTTCTTTAAATGATATTACAGTTCAAAAAAGCCAACCAATTGGAACGGTGGATTTAGAAATTTTGATTAAAGGTGAAAGTATATTAAATTTTTCTGGAGATGGTGTAATTTTATCTACTCCAACAGGTTCTACTGGATATGCCTTATCTATGGGAGGACCAATTATTGATCCTGCTTTAAATTTAATATCTATAAACCCTTTGGCTTCTCATTCATTAAATATAAGGCCTCTTATTGTTTCGCCAGATAATTATATTGAAATTATTATAAATCACATAGACGCTGGAAATGCATATGTCACCGTGGATGGAGATATTGTTCATAGAATTGAGGCTGGAATGGCTGTTGTAGTAACCTCTTCAGATAAAAAGGTTACATTAGCCCAAAAAAATGATTATTCATTTTATAAGGTATTGAACAATAAATTAGGTTTTGGAAGGAGAATTATATGA
- a CDS encoding PhoU domain-containing protein, whose translation MIDLLPEETKKIVLSYHNEILKMGRLVQGMFLKFKDAFFEKNVNLSKEIIQQDIRVDFIESRLEFKAMEILAINNLYGESFKLVFLGNKIIGVLESMADMCETMAKNNIDLLSYPNSINPYQFEDLFEISQNMLGEALKLFSLIIDNTYSETELIDIAKWICKTDSEIDNLYKAFKRNLMLKASKDNFRSIMANIEILSNIEKFADLTTNISEYSIYIITGDRYKCTRDGFEIFYSMEE comes from the coding sequence ATGATAGATTTATTACCTGAAGAAACCAAGAAAATAGTATTATCATACCATAATGAAATATTAAAAATGGGGCGCCTTGTACAAGGCATGTTTTTAAAGTTTAAAGATGCTTTTTTTGAAAAAAATGTTAATCTTTCAAAAGAAATTATTCAACAAGATATAAGAGTTGACTTTATTGAATCAAGATTAGAATTTAAAGCTATGGAAATATTAGCTATTAATAATTTATATGGAGAATCTTTTAAATTAGTTTTTTTAGGAAATAAAATCATCGGTGTTTTAGAAAGCATGGCTGATATGTGTGAAACGATGGCAAAAAATAATATAGATCTTCTTTCTTATCCAAATTCTATTAATCCTTACCAATTCGAAGATTTATTTGAAATTTCTCAAAATATGTTAGGAGAAGCTTTAAAATTATTCTCATTAATTATTGATAATACTTATTCTGAAACGGAATTAATTGATATAGCAAAATGGATATGTAAAACAGATTCTGAAATAGACAATTTATATAAAGCATTTAAAAGAAATTTAATGTTAAAAGCCTCAAAAGATAATTTTAGATCTATAATGGCTAATATCGAAATTCTTTCTAATATAGAAAAATTCGCAGATCTAACTACAAATATTTCTGAATATTCAATATATATAATTACTGGGGATAGGTATAAATGTACTAGAGATGGATTTGAAATTTTTTATTCTATGGAGGAATAA
- a CDS encoding LptF/LptG family permease — translation MIKLLKYISKEFISPFLMGLVGFIVFVSVELLYQLSDIIVRNKVGIDKLFILISYHIPYFLVMGIPVGILFSIFWVLSRLSNDNEIIALQSLGIPSKRIIIPFLFLSMILSLITFSLYDTIVPKANMKAKEAISKYVYKNAEANIEMNKFVEVEKDKKYLYVRKIDKDSGMLYGILLYDIDYSKTTVFHAEKAFKEKDTWFMEDGRIYRLSDDGLLKLDITFKKLKLDISKDVEEYLRFSKSPNDMTTRELKHKIEITQNLGGDASALIVGYQEKFSNSVAPIVISLLGVALSLFINLRSKSWSVISTFVLVVLYQGSGAWLSALGKEKILNPYLAPWIPNIIFSLIGIILFILLDTRAAYKLIEPLKRVLSVIVILIIFSSQGFSEKVYIDSPNISIDGTKLTFEGSTTINYKDSVIKAEKGFGILDDNNKIIKANLSGNVTYIFNNRSIEASSMEINFESKDVVLNNTYSIESFKNKDKRDVKVRVWSDLSEKKTNEDVVFSERVKMTTCKECITYYFKASHVTIYPEEFLVARDVTLEFFGIPVFYFPFYFQSLSGEKEAPFIAAFAFKEDAVTISIKINHTFPNNSKLSFSQEYVRNVKKDILSQTINYTYSIPFILGTLALSNSIKDNNINNLNFTLSNKLNNLDFSSSISHNFSSNTDSLSIKFNNVKTDLGNFSISSSFSWKDRSLLSVNFLNLTTPSLTKKYKKTFLKLNSTKISITGPATKISNSWENKKINISTSFDSNIFNGDKKNIIKISYSGLYENNDFQNYNLYIKNDISDKYNPLKYKNNIFSIDTTVTPELKFAFRNNYPNNIYNYYAYGTKANFRTTLSVFQYGVSDYQYYRVLVNEPAWVSNPATHTNKLTDFAGVFFDFNILKSKNSIDLRYNRSFDFMKDEKFIGHFFTSKYIFNYSKIYLENNTKTDLKKDTFEFVKTNFNGYIKYDFIKHNYKFDFDHNNSDLPIYVINNSDEITFKKNKIEINYDYYLKKETFKETIPEIKTKYTIYDKNNGEYEGNLNLFNEYKNIHYDLKYRSSGSKQSLTLNLDYDIENEYLKTGIGYDTSPKYDWARVSFIYDIKNNVWNFTQFELNKQIICWSFYFKGDVKLLPKFSLKSFELKFFITDIPEKSFGYTEEKGIDISIF, via the coding sequence ATGATAAAGTTGTTAAAATATATATCAAAAGAGTTTATATCTCCATTTTTAATGGGATTAGTTGGATTTATTGTATTTGTTAGTGTGGAGTTACTATATCAATTATCTGATATAATAGTTCGTAACAAGGTAGGGATAGATAAACTTTTTATTTTAATTTCATATCATATACCTTATTTCTTAGTAATGGGTATTCCAGTTGGAATACTTTTTTCTATATTCTGGGTTTTATCGAGATTGTCTAATGATAATGAAATAATTGCATTACAATCTTTAGGAATACCATCAAAAAGAATAATTATTCCTTTTTTATTTTTGTCCATGATTTTATCTTTAATAACCTTTTCATTATATGATACTATTGTACCAAAAGCAAATATGAAAGCAAAAGAAGCTATTTCTAAATACGTATACAAAAATGCTGAGGCTAATATTGAAATGAATAAATTTGTAGAAGTTGAAAAGGATAAAAAATATCTGTATGTTAGAAAAATAGATAAAGATTCTGGCATGTTATATGGAATATTATTATATGACATTGATTATTCAAAAACTACTGTATTCCATGCAGAAAAAGCCTTTAAAGAAAAAGATACATGGTTTATGGAAGACGGAAGAATATATAGATTATCTGATGATGGGCTATTAAAGTTGGATATCACCTTCAAAAAACTAAAATTAGATATTTCTAAAGATGTTGAAGAATATTTGCGTTTTTCAAAAAGCCCAAATGATATGACAACAAGAGAATTAAAACATAAGATAGAAATAACTCAAAATCTTGGAGGAGATGCATCGGCTCTAATCGTTGGTTATCAAGAAAAATTTTCTAACTCTGTAGCTCCAATAGTTATTTCATTACTTGGTGTTGCATTATCGCTATTTATAAATCTTAGAAGTAAATCTTGGAGTGTTATATCTACATTTGTATTAGTGGTATTATACCAAGGATCAGGTGCATGGCTTAGCGCTCTAGGAAAAGAAAAAATATTAAATCCATATTTAGCACCTTGGATTCCTAACATTATTTTTAGTTTAATTGGTATAATACTATTTATTTTACTAGATACAAGAGCTGCTTACAAATTAATTGAACCATTAAAAAGAGTATTAAGCGTTATTGTTATATTAATTATTTTTAGTTCTCAAGGTTTTTCTGAAAAAGTATACATTGATTCTCCAAATATTAGTATTGATGGTACCAAATTAACCTTTGAAGGAAGCACTACCATTAATTATAAGGACTCTGTAATAAAAGCAGAAAAAGGATTTGGTATTTTAGATGATAATAATAAAATTATAAAAGCTAATTTATCTGGAAATGTTACATATATTTTTAATAATAGATCAATTGAAGCATCTTCTATGGAAATAAACTTTGAAAGTAAAGATGTTGTATTAAATAATACATATTCTATTGAATCATTTAAAAACAAAGATAAAAGGGATGTTAAGGTTCGAGTATGGTCTGATTTATCAGAAAAGAAAACTAATGAAGATGTTGTGTTTTCCGAAAGAGTTAAAATGACTACATGTAAAGAATGTATAACATATTATTTCAAAGCTTCGCATGTAACTATTTATCCAGAAGAGTTTTTAGTTGCAAGAGATGTTACTTTAGAATTTTTTGGTATACCTGTTTTTTACTTCCCATTTTATTTTCAAAGTTTATCTGGTGAAAAAGAAGCACCATTTATTGCCGCTTTTGCTTTTAAAGAGGATGCTGTAACTATTTCAATAAAAATTAATCACACATTTCCAAATAATTCAAAACTATCTTTTTCTCAAGAATATGTTAGAAATGTAAAAAAAGATATTCTTTCACAAACAATTAATTATACTTATTCTATACCCTTTATATTAGGTACTTTAGCTTTATCTAATAGTATTAAAGATAATAATATTAACAATTTAAATTTTACATTATCAAATAAATTGAATAATTTAGATTTTTCATCTTCAATATCTCATAATTTTTCATCAAATACTGATTCTTTATCTATAAAATTCAATAATGTAAAAACTGATTTAGGAAATTTCTCTATATCTTCATCTTTTTCTTGGAAAGATAGAAGTTTATTATCTGTAAATTTTTTAAATCTTACAACACCTTCTTTAACAAAAAAATATAAAAAAACATTTTTGAAACTTAATTCAACAAAAATAAGTATAACAGGCCCTGCCACAAAGATTTCTAATTCGTGGGAAAACAAAAAAATTAATATTTCTACATCTTTTGATTCTAATATTTTTAATGGCGATAAGAAAAATATAATTAAAATAAGTTATTCAGGATTATATGAAAACAATGATTTTCAAAACTATAATTTATACATAAAAAATGATATTTCAGATAAATATAATCCTTTAAAGTATAAAAATAATATATTCTCTATTGATACAACTGTAACCCCTGAACTAAAGTTTGCTTTTAGAAATAATTATCCTAATAACATATATAATTATTATGCATATGGAACAAAAGCTAATTTTAGAACTACATTATCTGTTTTTCAATACGGTGTTTCTGATTATCAATATTATAGAGTATTGGTAAACGAACCAGCTTGGGTCTCAAATCCGGCTACTCATACAAATAAACTAACTGATTTTGCTGGTGTATTTTTTGATTTTAATATTCTAAAATCAAAAAATAGTATAGATTTAAGATATAATAGATCTTTTGATTTTATGAAAGATGAAAAGTTCATTGGACATTTTTTTACATCTAAATATATTTTTAATTATTCAAAAATATATTTAGAAAACAATACTAAAACTGACTTAAAAAAGGATACATTTGAATTTGTAAAAACAAATTTTAACGGATACATAAAATATGATTTTATAAAACATAATTATAAGTTTGATTTTGATCACAATAATAGTGATTTACCAATATATGTTATCAATAATAGTGATGAAATAACTTTTAAAAAGAATAAAATAGAAATAAATTATGATTATTATTTAAAAAAAGAAACTTTCAAAGAAACAATTCCTGAAATAAAAACAAAATATACAATTTATGATAAAAATAATGGGGAATACGAAGGAAATTTAAACTTATTTAATGAATACAAAAACATTCACTATGATTTAAAATATAGATCATCAGGTTCAAAACAATCATTAACTTTAAATTTAGACTATGATATAGAAAATGAATATTTAAAAACAGGTATTGGTTATGATACTTCTCCAAAATATGATTGGGCAAGAGTTTCATTTATTTATGATATAAAAAATAATGTCTGGAACTTTACTCAATTTGAATTAAATAAACAAATAATATGTTGGTCTTTTTATTTTAAAGGGGATGTTAAATTGTTACCAAAATTTTCTTTAAAAAGTTTTGAATTAAAGTTTTTTATTACTGATATACCAGAAAAATCATTTGGTTATACAGAAGAAAAGGGTATAGATATAAGTATTTTCTAA
- a CDS encoding uracil-DNA glycosylase, with translation MSKIEDLELIGNKIKRCDRCSLSLSRNNVVIGEGNTNSPIMLVGEGPGANEDLEGRPFVGRAGNLLDKLLKDVAKIERENFYITNVVKCRPPKNRVPTAEEMEKCSHFLLGQITVIKPKIIVALGSTALNFFLKQVVPITKHRGRFKEWYGGMYIFPTFHPSYLLRNRSDTEGSPLFYAKLDMQAIGYMYKQLISNPNIDLKKLIETTEKGIIAAENKIKK, from the coding sequence ATGTCTAAAATTGAAGATTTAGAGTTAATAGGTAATAAAATTAAGAGATGTGATAGATGTTCATTAAGTTTATCAAGAAATAATGTTGTTATTGGAGAAGGTAATACTAATTCTCCAATAATGCTTGTTGGAGAAGGTCCCGGTGCTAATGAAGATTTAGAAGGAAGACCTTTTGTCGGCAGAGCTGGAAATTTATTAGATAAACTACTAAAAGATGTTGCTAAAATTGAAAGAGAAAATTTTTATATTACTAATGTTGTAAAATGCAGACCTCCTAAAAATAGAGTCCCTACAGCAGAAGAAATGGAAAAATGTAGCCATTTTTTATTAGGTCAAATTACTGTTATAAAACCAAAAATAATTGTTGCTCTTGGTTCAACTGCTTTAAATTTTTTCTTAAAACAAGTAGTTCCTATTACAAAACACAGAGGAAGGTTTAAAGAGTGGTATGGTGGAATGTATATATTTCCAACTTTTCATCCAAGTTACCTTTTAAGAAATAGAAGCGATACAGAAGGTTCTCCTTTATTTTATGCAAAATTAGATATGCAAGCAATTGGTTATATGTATAAACAATTAATCTCTAATCCAAATATTGATTTAAAAAAATTAATTGAAACAACTGAAAAAGGTATTATAGCAGCTGAAAATAAAATAAAAAAATAG
- a CDS encoding RidA family protein produces MELLNPKNAPKAVGPYSIAVKSNGFIFISGQLPIIPETGEFIKGDIKKATEVILNNIKNILEESGSSIDKIVKVNAYLTDLSKFSEFNEVYGKIFGEHKPARAAIQVAALPKDADIEIEAIAEA; encoded by the coding sequence ATGGAATTATTAAATCCTAAAAATGCACCAAAAGCAGTAGGTCCATATTCTATTGCTGTAAAAAGTAACGGTTTTATATTTATTTCAGGGCAACTACCAATTATTCCTGAAACAGGCGAGTTTATAAAAGGAGATATAAAAAAAGCTACAGAGGTAATTTTGAATAATATTAAAAATATTCTTGAAGAATCTGGGAGTAGTATTGATAAAATAGTAAAAGTAAATGCTTATTTAACAGATTTATCAAAGTTTTCAGAATTTAATGAGGTATATGGAAAAATATTTGGTGAACATAAACCAGCTAGAGCAGCTATACAAGTTGCAGCTTTACCTAAAGATGCTGATATTGAAATAGAAGCAATTGCTGAGGCGTAA
- a CDS encoding alpha-amylase family glycosyl hydrolase, with the protein MEAKIGYQIFPDRFFSYYNRGNTPWDMPIVKDFNSGKRLYGGDLKGIEEKIYYLKKLNIDFIYLTPIFKANSNHRYDAKDFFEIDPVLGDAKDLKSLINKLHENKIELCLDIALNHMSNESDWFKKALNGEKEKAFFRYENNDFTYWRDHRSLVELNLENEELQKILWKDENSVIKKWTKLGVDHWRLDCAYDLGFEILEDIVKNIKSLGENHEIIGEVWAYPKDWIKIMDGIMNYYYTIIIINLLNNKLKGRTASDILKKTIYDSGLKILKSWNMLSSHDSARIKNIFGDKWKLAVAMQFTLPGSPMIYYGEEIGMEGEHDPFCRGVMEWDNVNENNETLKFYLKLIDLFNNSISLKKGKYYEVISNDDEILAYYRKYSSIRDGKLIVINPTSQEKEIQLYFEESWLLDAMHLFDHFSDNELYIEMGSVKGKIPPNSFGIFHMKEKEYKTYSAYKRL; encoded by the coding sequence ATGGAAGCTAAGATAGGATATCAAATTTTTCCAGATAGATTTTTTTCATATTATAATAGGGGAAATACACCTTGGGATATGCCGATAGTTAAGGATTTTAATTCTGGAAAAAGATTATACGGAGGAGATTTAAAAGGAATTGAAGAAAAAATTTACTATTTAAAAAAATTAAATATTGATTTTATTTATTTAACTCCAATCTTTAAAGCAAATAGTAATCATAGATATGATGCTAAAGATTTTTTTGAAATAGATCCAGTTTTGGGAGATGCTAAGGATTTAAAATCATTAATTAATAAATTGCATGAAAATAAAATTGAATTGTGCTTAGATATTGCTTTAAATCATATGAGTAATGAAAGTGATTGGTTTAAAAAAGCTTTAAATGGCGAAAAAGAAAAAGCTTTTTTTAGATATGAAAATAATGATTTTACATATTGGAGAGATCATAGATCATTGGTTGAATTAAATTTAGAAAATGAAGAGTTGCAAAAAATATTGTGGAAAGATGAAAATTCAGTAATAAAAAAATGGACAAAACTAGGGGTGGATCATTGGAGACTTGATTGTGCATATGATTTAGGATTTGAAATATTAGAAGATATTGTAAAAAATATTAAATCATTAGGAGAAAATCACGAAATTATAGGAGAAGTGTGGGCATATCCAAAAGATTGGATTAAAATAATGGATGGTATCATGAATTATTATTATACTATAATAATTATTAATCTCTTAAATAATAAGCTTAAGGGAAGAACAGCTTCAGATATACTTAAAAAAACAATATATGATAGTGGCTTGAAAATTTTAAAATCATGGAATATGTTATCTTCACATGACTCTGCACGTATAAAAAATATATTTGGAGATAAATGGAAATTAGCCGTTGCAATGCAATTCACTCTACCAGGTAGTCCTATGATATATTATGGTGAAGAAATTGGAATGGAAGGGGAACATGATCCATTTTGTAGAGGAGTTATGGAATGGGATAACGTTAATGAAAATAACGAAACATTAAAATTTTATTTGAAATTAATAGATTTATTTAATAATTCTATATCACTTAAAAAAGGTAAATATTATGAGGTTATATCAAATGATGATGAAATTTTAGCATATTATAGGAAGTATAGTAGCATTAGAGACGGTAAATTAATAGTTATTAATCCAACAAGTCAAGAAAAAGAGATTCAATTGTATTTTGAAGAATCATGGTTACTTGATGCAATGCATTTATTTGATCATTTTAGCGATAATGAACTATATATTGAAATGGGAAGTGTAAAAGGAAAAATTCCTCCAAATTCTTTTGGTATTTTTCATATGAAAGAAAAAGAATATAAAACATATTCGGCATATAAAAGATTATGA